A part of Entelurus aequoreus isolate RoL-2023_Sb linkage group LG03, RoL_Eaeq_v1.1, whole genome shotgun sequence genomic DNA contains:
- the LOC133645756 gene encoding cofilin-2: protein MASGVTVNDEVIRVFNDMKVRKSSSQDEVKKRKKAVLFRLSDDRKKIIVEEGKQILVGDIGETVDDPYACFVKLLPLDDCRYGLYDATYETKESKKEDLVFIFWAPEGAPLKSKMIYASSKDAIKKKFTGIKHEWQVNGLDDIQDRSTLAEKLGGNVVVSLEGKPL from the exons GCGTCAGGCGTGACCGTGAACGACGAGGTCATCAGGGTGTTCAACGACATGAAGGTGAGGAAGTCGTCCTCCCAAGACGAggtgaagaagaggaagaaggcgGTGCTCTTCCGTCTGAGCGACGACAGGAAGAAGATCATCGTGGAGGAGGGGAAACAGATCCTGGTGGGCGACATCGGCGAGACGGTGGACGACCCCTACGCCTGCTTCGTGAAGCTCCTCCCCCTGGACGACTGCCGATACGGCCTCTACGACGCCACCTATGAGACCAAGGAGTCCAAGAAGGAGGACCTAGTCTTCATCTTCTG GGCTCCGGAGGGCGCTCCTCTCAAGAGCAAGATGATCTACGCCAGCTCCAAAGACGCCATCAAGAAGAAATTTACAG GTATCAAACACGAGTGGCAGGTGAACGGGCTGGACGACATCCAGGACCGCAGCACGCTTGCCGAGAAGCTGGGCGGGAACGTGGTGGTGTCGCTGGAGGGGAAGCCGCTGTGA